A window of Corythoichthys intestinalis isolate RoL2023-P3 chromosome 14, ASM3026506v1, whole genome shotgun sequence contains these coding sequences:
- the LOC130930160 gene encoding cortexin-1, translating to MSYTNYWVVDYDLSSPAPPSFPRGPAVLQPVAGNPEQTTALCFVGLLLLLLLFLLVRCVRILLDPYKSMPASSWTDRKEGLDRGQFDYALV from the coding sequence ATGAGCTACACTAACTACTGGGTGGTGGACTACGACCTGTCGTCTCCGGCTCCGCCCAGCTTTCCCAGGGGCCCCGCCGTGCTGCAGCCAGTGGCAGGAAACCCCGAGCAGACCACGGCCTTGTGCTTTGTGGGCCTGCTGcttctcctgctgcttttcctgctggtCCGCTGTGTGCGGATTCTACTGGACCCTTACAAAAGCATGCCGGCATCTTCATGGACCGACCGCAAGGAGGGTCTGGACAGAGGACAATTCGATTACGCGCTGGTTTGA